CAACGGCGAGCCGGCCCGGGCGATCTCGGACCTGCAGTGACGGACGCCGCGTACCTGCTCGTCCACGAGGACCGGGAGTACCTGCTGGAGCCGGGCGAGGAGTTCGGCACCGACCTCGGCGTGATCGAGGTCCCCGAGGACGTCGCGGCCGGCGACGAGGTCGAGACCCACCTCGGCACGGTCTTCGAGGTCCGCGCGCTCCGCGGCCCCGACCTCTTCAACCACCTCGAACGCACCGGCGCGCCGATGATGCCCCGCGACGTTGGACTCGTGATGGGTCACACCGGCGCGGCCGGCGGCGACCGCGTCCTCGACGCGGGCACGGGGACGGGCATCCTCGCCGCGTACCTCGGCCGCGCCGGAGCCGACGTGGTCACCTACGAGGTCGACGCCGAGTTCGCCGAGGTCGCCCGCGAGAACATGCGGACGGCGGGGGTCGCCGACCGCGTCGAGGTGCGGACCGGCGACCTCACCGACGAGCTGGACGCGCTCGCCGACGGCGAGCCGTTCGACGCGCTGACGCTCGACACCGGCGACGCCCCGGCCGTCGTCGAGCGCGCGGACGACCTGCTCGCCCCCGGCGGTCGCCTCGCCGTCTACTCCCCGTTCGTGGAGGGGACCCGGGAGGCCGCCCTCGCCGCCCGCGAGGCGGGCTTCGACGAGGTCGAGACGCTTGAAACGATCCAGCGCGAGATGGACTTTTCCGACCGCGGCTCGCGCCCCTCCACCGCCGGCGTCGGCCACACGGGCTACCTCGTGTTCGCGCGAGCGCCCTGACGCCGCCGCAACGCTCTTTCGGGTCGAACCTGTCACCGTCGGTGTGGCCGACGAGGACGACGGAGCCGAACGCTCCTCGAACCCCGCCAGCGACGCCGCCGACTCCACCCCGGCCGACGCCGCCAGCGACCTGTCCCGCCACGCGGCGGAGGTCGCCGACCTCCTCCCGCGATCAAACGACCCGCTCGTAGAGGCGGTCGAGACGGCCCTCTCCGGTCGCTCCGAGGTCGTCGCGGTGGGCGTCCCGGTCCGGCTGCTGCCGCCGGTTCTGGCGGCCCGCGAGCGGTCGTCGGGCCCGCCGTGGCGGGTCGCGTGTCGCCCGGGCGTCGTCGACGCGCTCTCCCGGGCGCTCGTCCTCGGCACCGCGGCCGCCGAGGCGGTCGAGACGGACGCGATCCGGATCCGCACCGGAGAACCCCTCGATCACGGGACGGGGGGCACGCTGTTCGCGAGTCCCGACCGCGTCGACGCGGTCGTCGGCCCCGCCGGCGATCGGACGCTCGCGACGACGACGGTCGACGACGCCTCCAGATCCGCGTCCGCGACCGACGCGCGGCTGACCGTCCGGGGCGTCCGGGCAGCGGCCGAGTCGCGGTTCGACGCGGCGACGGCGGAGTCGGTCGGGATGCCCTCGCGGCGGCGACTGGTCGCCGCGGCGCGCGAGGTCCTCGACGACCGCTTCGCCGACGACGTGGCCGCCGTGCTGGAGTCGCTCGCACCCGGCGAGTTCGGTCGGACGAGCGAGCCGTCGGACCGGACGCTGCTCGTCGCGCTCGCGGCGCGACACGACCACCTCTTCCGCGACCTCCGCAGGTGGGTCGGGACGGAGGGAGTCGGGATCGCCCCGGCGCAGGAGTTCACCCGCGACCGGCGCGCGCTCGTCGAGCGGGAGCTGATCGAGTCGATCAAGGTGCCGATGGGACCGGGGCGGCCGATGCTCCGGCTCCGCGCGGTCGACGACGCGCTGTTGCGCGCCCGTCCCGAGGAGGTGCCGAGCGTCCTCACGGGGCGGTTCGCGCTGCCGACCGACGCGGACGGTCGGATCCGCCGCGACGCGACTCGCGACGACCGACGGCCGGTCTGGGAGCGGCGGCGGTGGCGGCGGTGAAACCCTCGGGGCCGGCCGCCGATCCGACGTGACAAGAACTAACTCTCGGCGGCGCGCTCACACGAGTATGACGACGTTCTCCGACAGGGTCGAGCGGATCTCGATAAGCGGGATCCGCGAGGTGTTCGAGGCGGCCGGCGACGACGCGATCAACCTCGGGCTGGGCCAGCCGGACTTCCCGACGCCCGAGCACGCGCGTCGGGCCGCGGTCGACGCCATCGAGTCCGGGAAGGCCGACGCGTACACCGAGAACAAGGGGACCCCGTCGCTGCGCGAGGCGATCGCGGAGAAGCACCGCGCCGATCAGGGGATCGACCTCGACCCCGGCAACGTCATCGCGACCGCCGGCGGCAGCGAGGCGCTCCATATCGCCCTCGAAGCGCACGTCGA
This genomic stretch from Halorubrum hochsteinianum harbors:
- a CDS encoding transcriptional regulator TbsP domain-containing protein, with the protein product MADEDDGAERSSNPASDAADSTPADAASDLSRHAAEVADLLPRSNDPLVEAVETALSGRSEVVAVGVPVRLLPPVLAARERSSGPPWRVACRPGVVDALSRALVLGTAAAEAVETDAIRIRTGEPLDHGTGGTLFASPDRVDAVVGPAGDRTLATTTVDDASRSASATDARLTVRGVRAAAESRFDAATAESVGMPSRRRLVAAAREVLDDRFADDVAAVLESLAPGEFGRTSEPSDRTLLVALAARHDHLFRDLRRWVGTEGVGIAPAQEFTRDRRALVERELIESIKVPMGPGRPMLRLRAVDDALLRARPEEVPSVLTGRFALPTDADGRIRRDATRDDRRPVWERRRWRR
- a CDS encoding methyltransferase domain-containing protein → MTDAAYLLVHEDREYLLEPGEEFGTDLGVIEVPEDVAAGDEVETHLGTVFEVRALRGPDLFNHLERTGAPMMPRDVGLVMGHTGAAGGDRVLDAGTGTGILAAYLGRAGADVVTYEVDAEFAEVARENMRTAGVADRVEVRTGDLTDELDALADGEPFDALTLDTGDAPAVVERADDLLAPGGRLAVYSPFVEGTREAALAAREAGFDEVETLETIQREMDFSDRGSRPSTAGVGHTGYLVFARAP